In Mucilaginibacter auburnensis, the genomic stretch TGCAGGCAGACCTGTACCTCGGGGTGGACCTGGATCGCAGCGGCAAAGGCTTGCAGCACGGCGGAGGCGTGGCCGTTGAGTTTGACCAGGGTGATCATCAGGGTTGGACGGCCGACGAGGCGGCGGTCGAGGAGGGCGGCAAATCGGCGGATATAACCTTGTTCGCGGAGTTTGGCCAGGCGTTTGCGGATCGCGGCTTCGCTTTTATGAACGGCCAGCCCGATATGGGTCGCGTCCATCCGGGCATCCTGCTGGAGGATCTCCAGGATACGGATATCGGTAGGATCGAGCTGGCCGTTTTGCGTCATGGTTCAATATGAATTGTTGTTTTCAGTGCCTATTTCAGTTTGACTTTAATGACATTAAATGAAAAAGGGGCGGCGGTAAATGAAACCTCCTTGCCGTTGGCAGTTATCGTCTTTGTATCCGGTTTGATATTATCGGGATTGGTAATACTGTTCATGATCCCCGTGCTGCCATTGGCTAAGCTGATCCAGCTGGCTTCCCCGGCGGCTGTTGTATTCGTCAGCCGGATCTGTCTGGCTTTAGGCTTGCTGCTCATATTCACCATTTTTATCACCAGTTCGCGAGTGTTTTTGTCGACCACCGCCGAGGCCCAGCAGCTGTCCTGCCCGCAGATCGCTTTACCATCTTTGGTGAGGGGCACGACATCGGTGCCTCTGTTCAGCGAGAATAGTTGCTGCACGTAATAATTGGGTGTATTATAAGAGGTGGAATTATCAAACCAGATGAGGTTAGGCGTCCACTGCCAGCCGGTCACATGGGCGAAGAGAGGAGCGTAACTGGCCATATCCACGACATCCGCGTTGCGCTCGATGCCGGTCATGAAGCAGGCTTCGCTTAAGGCAGTGAGCAGGTTGTTGACATTCTTCATGCTGCCGATCCGGTCGCTTTGGGCGGCATATTCGCCGACAAAGATCTTGGGGCCTTTGCGGTCGTAGCTGTCGTAGCGGTTAGCATTATCCATGAACCATTTTGGCGTGTCGTAAAAATGCTCGTCGATGATATCTGCTTTTCGTGCCCGCAATACTGAATCCATATAAGTAAAGACGGGGATATTGCGGCTGTAGCCGGTGGCGTTGATCAGCCGGATCTCCGGGTATTTGGCTTTAATGCGGTCGGTAAACAGTTTCAGCCGTTCGGCATATTGCGGACCCCAGTTCTCATTGCCGATGCCGAGGAGTTTCAGGTTAAAGGGAGCGGGATGGCCGAGCTCGGCGCGTTTTTTACCCCAATAGGTGCTGGTGCTGCCATTCGCAAATTCGATGAGGTCGAGGGCATCGG encodes the following:
- a CDS encoding Lrp/AsnC family transcriptional regulator, which produces MTQNGQLDPTDIRILEILQQDARMDATHIGLAVHKSEAAIRKRLAKLREQGYIRRFAALLDRRLVGRPTLMITLVKLNGHASAVLQAFAAAIQVHPEVQVCLHLSGEYDFILQITLRDAAEYEDFLEQKLCCLPMVDKVHSSLVLKEYKMEPAFPLEK